A region from the Bacteroidota bacterium genome encodes:
- a CDS encoding TerB family tellurite resistance protein, translating into MGNLNTLKAEILSDGKIDSAEVAKLREILLADNKIDTEEADLLFDLNTSCSSSDNAPEWQSFFVDAISSYLLNDEHSPNVIDQAEANWLIAKIGEDGQIDKNEMALLNNLKSKATSMVPNLLEYISKRS; encoded by the coding sequence ATGGGAAACCTTAATACTCTCAAGGCCGAAATTCTATCTGACGGCAAAATTGACTCTGCAGAAGTAGCCAAACTTCGGGAAATTTTATTAGCGGACAATAAAATTGATACCGAAGAGGCTGATTTACTTTTTGACCTTAACACCTCCTGCTCAAGTTCAGATAACGCTCCTGAATGGCAAAGTTTTTTTGTTGACGCAATCAGTAGTTATTTATTAAACGACGAACATTCACCAAATGTTATAGATCAGGCTGAAGCCAATTGGCTTATAGCTAAAATTGGTGAGGATGGTCAAATTGATAAAAATGAAATGGCGTTGCTTAATAACCTGAAGTCAAAAGCAACTTCAATGGTGCCAAATTTACTTGAATATATATCAAAGCGTAGTTAA
- a CDS encoding helix-turn-helix transcriptional regulator: MKSYTLDQVQDKLIGKVGTTERDLFEYELQMDLIGKAIKQARKERHLTQEELGILIGVQKAQISRLENNAGNVTLDTLLRVFTALKAKVTFQVELPKLGIIGGE, translated from the coding sequence ATGAAATCATATACCTTAGATCAAGTACAGGACAAACTCATCGGCAAAGTTGGAACTACCGAACGCGATCTTTTTGAGTATGAACTTCAAATGGATCTAATTGGAAAAGCTATTAAGCAAGCGCGTAAAGAACGGCACCTCACACAGGAGGAACTTGGCATATTAATAGGTGTTCAAAAGGCACAAATTTCCCGACTTGAAAATAATGCAGGTAATGTTACTCTGGATACGTTGTTACGAGTATTTACTGCACTTAAAGCAAAAGTTACATTTCAGGTAGAGCTGCCAAAATTAGGGATTATAGGTGGTGAATGA
- a CDS encoding type II toxin-antitoxin system RelE/ParE family toxin has protein sequence MSKHFEILFLEEAFEFLSSLNRKHYEKILYNIRKSQIENDPELFKKLSNEIWEFRTLYQGLQYRLLAFWDKTSSTDTMVISTHGFIKKGSKVPDKEIQKAVLIRTKYFADKQVKDNKK, from the coding sequence ATGTCGAAACATTTTGAAATTCTTTTTTTGGAGGAAGCCTTTGAATTTTTAAGCAGTTTGAATCGAAAGCATTATGAGAAAATATTATACAATATTCGTAAGTCTCAAATAGAAAACGATCCTGAACTTTTTAAAAAACTTTCCAACGAAATTTGGGAATTCAGAACATTGTATCAAGGTTTGCAATACCGGCTACTGGCCTTTTGGGACAAAACTTCCTCTACGGATACCATGGTGATTTCTACACATGGATTTATCAAAAAAGGAAGTAAAGTTCCGGATAAGGAAATTCAAAAAGCAGTATTGATCAGAACTAAATATTTTGCAGATAAACAAGTAAAAGATAACAAAAAATGA
- a CDS encoding aminotransferase class I/II-fold pyridoxal phosphate-dependent enzyme gives MHLLPKLPHTTTIFTKMTSLANQHGAINLAQGFPNFLSSEKLMELVSGYMHKGMNQYAPMPGVLGLREQISTKYEGIYGVSYDPESEITVTAGGTQAIYTAIAALVHAGDELILFEPAYDCYGPAVVLHGGVVVPVTLSAPDFKIDWEIVRAKITDRTRMIMINTPHNPSGSVLSGDDLLMLQKITEGTDIIIISDEVYEHIIFDGLIHESILRYPKLMERSLIIYSFGKTYHNTGWKMGYVLAPKLLMQEFRSVHQFLVFSVNTPIQYALADFMEDKSEYENINLFYQQKRDLFLDAIKSSRFTFTPASGTYFQLLDYKNITDKNDMEFAEELTIKYKVASIPLSPFYSSPPGNKVLRFCFAKTESTLLEAAEILCAI, from the coding sequence ATGCATCTCCTCCCAAAACTCCCCCACACCACCACCATCTTCACCAAAATGACCTCCCTTGCCAATCAGCATGGCGCAATTAACCTCGCACAAGGGTTTCCTAACTTTTTGTCATCCGAGAAGTTGATGGAGTTGGTGAGTGGGTATATGCATAAAGGAATGAACCAATACGCTCCAATGCCAGGGGTTTTAGGGTTGAGAGAACAGATTTCGACGAAATATGAGGGGATTTATGGGGTTTCGTATGATCCGGAAAGTGAAATTACGGTGACTGCAGGAGGAACGCAGGCGATTTATACTGCAATTGCGGCTTTGGTGCATGCGGGTGATGAGTTGATATTGTTTGAACCGGCTTACGATTGTTATGGTCCGGCAGTGGTGTTGCATGGAGGAGTTGTTGTTCCGGTTACTTTGAGTGCTCCGGATTTTAAAATTGATTGGGAAATTGTGCGTGCAAAAATTACAGATCGCACACGGATGATCATGATAAATACTCCGCATAATCCGAGTGGGTCGGTTTTGAGTGGGGATGATCTATTAATGTTGCAAAAAATTACGGAAGGAACCGATATAATAATTATTAGTGATGAAGTGTACGAACATATTATTTTCGATGGTTTAATTCATGAAAGTATTTTGCGGTATCCGAAATTAATGGAAAGAAGTTTGATCATTTATTCTTTTGGAAAAACATATCACAATACCGGTTGGAAAATGGGATATGTTTTGGCACCTAAATTATTAATGCAGGAATTCAGATCGGTGCATCAGTTTTTGGTGTTTTCGGTAAATACTCCGATTCAATATGCACTCGCTGATTTTATGGAGGATAAATCGGAATATGAAAATATTAATTTATTTTATCAGCAAAAAAGAGATCTGTTTTTAGATGCAATAAAATCATCGCGATTTACATTTACTCCGGCGAGTGGGACATATTTTCAATTGTTGGATTATAAAAATATTACGGATAAAAATGATATGGAATTTGCGGAGGAGTTAACTATTAAATACAAGGTTGCTTCTATTCCGCTATCACCATTTTATAGTTCTCCGCCGGGTAATAAAGTATTGCGGTTTTGTTTTGCTAAAACGGAGTCGACTCTTTTGGAGGCTGCAGAGATATTGTGTGCAATTTGA